Proteins encoded by one window of Cyanobium sp. NS01:
- the dnaN gene encoding DNA polymerase III subunit beta, which produces MKLVCSQTELSGSLQLVSRAVATRPTHPVLANVLLTADAGTGRLSLTGYDLSLGIQTSMAAEVETSGAITLPARLFAEIVSRLSADGPITITCPDQADLVDLISLSGTYQMRGMPADDFPDLPLVQSGEPLRLEAEALAQGLRATLFASSGDEAKQMLTGVHLRLDGQGLECAATDGHRLSVLRLAHAAIGEPFAVTVPSRSLRELERLLSSRHSQDPLSLFCEHGQVVFLWADQVLTSRSLDGTYPNYPQLIPEAFTRRIGIDRRALIAALERVAVLADPHNNVVKITADPTSGTLQVQADAQDVGRGSESLPATIEGEGLQIAFNVRYLLEGLKAIGSDQVDLHCNAPTTPAVLRPREASDFTYLVMPVQIRS; this is translated from the coding sequence ATGAAGCTGGTCTGCTCCCAGACAGAACTCAGCGGCAGCCTTCAGCTGGTCAGTCGTGCCGTCGCCACGCGGCCGACCCATCCCGTGCTGGCCAACGTGCTGCTCACCGCAGACGCCGGCACCGGCCGCCTCAGCCTCACCGGCTACGACCTCAGCCTTGGCATCCAGACCAGCATGGCGGCCGAGGTGGAAACGAGCGGCGCCATCACTCTGCCGGCCAGGCTGTTCGCCGAGATCGTCTCGCGCCTGTCGGCCGATGGCCCGATCACGATCACCTGCCCGGACCAGGCCGATCTCGTGGATCTGATCAGCCTCTCGGGCACCTATCAGATGCGCGGCATGCCCGCTGATGACTTCCCCGATCTGCCACTGGTGCAGAGCGGCGAGCCGCTGCGCCTGGAGGCCGAGGCCCTGGCTCAGGGGCTCAGGGCCACCCTGTTCGCCAGCAGTGGCGATGAGGCCAAGCAGATGCTCACCGGCGTGCACCTGCGGCTCGATGGACAGGGCCTTGAGTGCGCCGCCACCGATGGTCACCGGCTGTCGGTGCTGCGCCTGGCCCACGCCGCCATCGGTGAGCCCTTCGCGGTCACCGTGCCCTCCCGCTCCCTGCGCGAGCTGGAGCGCCTGCTCTCCAGCCGCCACTCCCAGGATCCGCTCAGCCTGTTCTGTGAGCACGGCCAGGTGGTGTTTCTCTGGGCAGACCAGGTGCTCACCAGCCGCAGCCTCGACGGCACGTACCCCAACTACCCCCAGTTGATCCCCGAGGCGTTCACGCGACGCATCGGCATTGATCGTCGCGCCCTGATCGCCGCCCTGGAGCGGGTGGCCGTGCTGGCCGACCCGCACAACAACGTGGTGAAGATCACGGCCGATCCCACCAGCGGCACGCTGCAGGTGCAGGCCGACGCCCAGGACGTGGGCCGGGGTTCGGAGTCCTTGCCGGCCACGATCGAGGGCGAGGGGCTGCAGATTGCCTTCAACGTGCGCTATCTGCTGGAAGGTCTCAAGGCGATTGGCTCCGATCAGGTGGACCTGCACTGCAACGCCCCCACCACCCCGGCGGTGCTACGGCCCCGCGAGGCTTCGGACTTCACCTACCTGGTGATGCCGGTGCAGATCCGCAGCTGA
- a CDS encoding RNA methyltransferase, translating to MGLPDQLLLSDLLRRRVRCQEGLERGAGVMVWMHPPVHRVLGWVSRPSAFGSRRLVWRLDQLRGLLELEVLVKGEPAETDQETLERLPTLIDASLLDSRREPIGTLADAAIELASGRILHYLVSRSDPRLPGSSRWRLSPERIVDQQPGQVFTALQGLDDLPLARASVRQQFLRRSRRWRDQMQEETTRLRDQFQQVGDRVEQRVEGWLEEPPWGEGPQAPDLRRAADWDPGWDEDWDPGLEPTRRQPVDFQDQPAEAPLEPWEEPWQEEPSEAMEEEQDGPPLPRSSRRRRPASRHAEQEQQEDPWG from the coding sequence GTGGGGCTCCCCGATCAGCTTCTGCTCAGTGATCTGCTGCGGCGCCGGGTGCGCTGCCAGGAGGGTTTGGAGCGGGGCGCCGGCGTGATGGTGTGGATGCACCCGCCGGTGCACCGGGTGCTGGGTTGGGTCAGCCGTCCGTCCGCCTTCGGCTCGCGTCGCCTGGTCTGGCGTCTCGACCAGTTGAGGGGGCTGCTCGAGTTGGAGGTGCTGGTGAAGGGGGAACCCGCCGAGACCGACCAGGAGACCCTGGAGCGGCTGCCCACGCTGATCGATGCCTCCCTGCTCGATAGCAGGCGCGAGCCGATCGGCACCCTGGCCGATGCCGCCATCGAGCTGGCCAGCGGCCGGATCCTTCACTACCTGGTGAGCCGCAGTGATCCGCGCTTGCCGGGCAGCAGCCGCTGGCGCCTGAGCCCGGAGCGGATCGTGGACCAGCAGCCCGGCCAGGTGTTCACGGCCCTGCAGGGTCTCGATGACCTGCCCCTGGCCCGGGCCAGCGTGCGGCAGCAGTTCCTGCGGCGCTCCAGGCGCTGGCGGGATCAGATGCAGGAGGAAACCACTCGCTTGCGCGACCAGTTCCAGCAGGTGGGCGATCGCGTCGAACAGCGGGTGGAGGGCTGGCTGGAGGAGCCCCCCTGGGGTGAAGGCCCGCAAGCGCCGGATCTGCGCCGCGCCGCGGATTGGGATCCTGGCTGGGACGAGGACTGGGACCCGGGCCTGGAGCCGACCCGGCGGCAGCCGGTCGACTTCCAGGACCAGCCCGCCGAAGCGCCCCTGGAGCCCTGGGAAGAGCCCTGGCAGGAGGAGCCCAGCGAGGCCATGGAGGAGGAGCAGGACGGACCGCCGCTGCCCCGGTCTTCAAGGCGCCGCCGGCCTGCGTCCAGGCATGCGGAGCAGGAGCAGCAAGAGGATCCCTGGGGCTGA